Genomic DNA from Prevotella intermedia ATCC 25611 = DSM 20706:
ATCTATTCATTACAACAACAAGACAAGCATCTTACGGAACGGCTTAATGGTGAGAGAAAGAGGCTATTTACGTCAAAAGAAGTCAGAATTTCTATTGTCCTAACATTATTTACACGTAAAGAATAATTTACTTACACGTAAAGAAATATTTATTTACACGTAGAAAAATATTTATTTACGTGTAAATAATTTATAGAAGTTTTGGTTTTACACCATGAAAAATACTTGAGCATACCCTATTTGCCTATCCAAGACGGAGAACCTAATAGTGAACGAGAAGGTAGATTTACCCATTTTTAGGTATTGACAGTTTATAATATTAACCCTACCTTTGCACACGAATTGTATATTTACATACAAAAGAACTTTAAATGATACCAAAAAGGAAGAGAAATAAAACTATGGGGAAATGCCCTAATAAAGAAAGTGCGCTGTCAGAATTAAAGACAGCGCACTTTATTTTTGAACAATTATGAATAATATTCGTTTTTACCACACTTCTATTATGAAAGAGACAAAAGCCAAGAAGAAGCCATCGGCAGGAGTATTAAGGAGAACTGACGTGCGGTTGCACGGCAAGAGGCTTCGCTTGGTATTGCTTTGCCTGTTGTGCACAATGACAATCTCAGCACAGAAAGCCATCGTATATGGACAGATTACCGACGACAAGACTGGCGAGCCTATTGCAGGCGCAGGGGTTTCGATAGCAAAAGATGGGAAAGGAACGATTGCTGATGCCAATGGTCGCTACATTCTGAATATTCAAGGACGGCAGCAAGTGCGGTTGAACTTTCAATATTTGGGCTATAAAACAGAAAGTAGGGAGATAACATTGCACGACAGCATATGTTGCAACATACGCTTGAAACCCGTTGACAACGTGCTGGACGAAGTAACAGTAACTACCCGAAGCGAGATGCGGAGGCTAAGAGAGTTTGCCATGCCCATATCTGTTATCGGGCAGCGGCAACTGCAAGGCACTGCCTCTAATATCAACGACGTGCTCGCTCGTACCGTAGGCGTTACGGTGCGGAACACTGGTGGCATGGGAAGTGCATCGCGCATATCGGTTCGTGGATTAGAGGGAAAGCGAATGGGTATGTACATTGACGAGACGCCTATGTCGCAACTCAGCAACTTCGTGGCACTGAACGATATTCCTACAAACATGATTGAACGCATAGAAGTATATAAAGGTATCGTCCCTTACAAGTTTGGCGGTTCGGCATTGGGCGGGGCTGTCAATGTTGTAACAAAGGAATATCCCCCCATTTACTTGGATTTTTCTTACGAAATTGGGTCGTTCAATACTCACCAAGTGTCTTCCGTACTGAAACGAACCGACCGCAAGAGCGGCTTGCAATTCGGTGTTGGCGGTGTGGTGTCGTATGCCAAGAACAACTATAAAATGACTTTGGCTAATCTTGACGGACGTATCGTTGAACGAGACCACGACCGTTTCAACAAGATAATGGGCGGAATGTCGGTAAAAGCTACCCAATGGTGGTTCGACGAGATGAAGTGGGAACTCATTCTGATGAAGACTCGACAGGAAATACAGGGCATTGACCTTAACGTACGAGAAGCTTATAACCATTCAACCAGCTATGTTACAGCATTGACACTGAAACGAAACAACTTCTTTTTAGATGGTTTGGACTTCGATTTCAATGCAGGCTACATTATCGGCAAGTATGGTTTGTGCGACAAGGCTGAACATCGCTACGACTGGGACGGCAAGGTGCTTCCGCCCGTTTCATCTTTTGGAGGCGAGCAAAACAACTTTGCATCAGACGGCAACAACCGTTCCAACGAGCTGACGGCAAAGCTCAATATGGGTTATACCATTGATATGCACCACGCATTGAACCTGAACATTTACGCAGACCACAACTCCCTACACCCTAACGACTCGCTGATGGACAAGTCGTTGGGCTTCCGTGCCAACTTCCCAAGCAAGATGAAAACGCTGACCGTAGGACTTTCGTACGACCTAACACTCTTCGACGGACGCTTTCAGAATGCTTTTACATTAAAGGATTTCCTCTTTTCATCTCACTCTCGCAGCATCGACATCTACTCTGTGAAAGAGCCTCAACCTGTGAAAACCTCCAAAAACTACATTGGATTCAGCAATGCCATGCGCTATAAATTCACAAACGACTTAATGCTGAAGGCTTCTTTCAACTCGGAAGTACGTATCCCGACAAGCGAAGAACTCATAGGCAACGGTTATTCGATACTCGCCTCGCCAGCATTGAGGCCCGAACGCACATCAGGAGTAAACCTCGGGCTTCTCTATCGCCACATAAAGGCAGATGGAGGACTTATAGAAGTAGAGCTGAATGGCTTCTACAACCAGCTGGAAGATATGATACGCTTCACTCCCGACATGATTCCAACCATGGCACGCTACCGAAACTTCGGCAGTGTACGTACGAAAGGAGTAGAGCTGGAAGCCAAGGGCGACATCTGCCCGCTACTCTATCTCTACGCAAACGGAACCTATCAAGACCTTCGCGACGTCCGAAAAACAATCCCAGGAACAGAGGTAGAGAACCCTACACGCAACAAGCGCATTCCCAACGTGCCCTATCTGCTTGCCAACTTCGGTGCCGAACTGCACAAAGAAAACCTCTTTGGTGGCAGCGGACAGAACACACGGCTGCTTTTCGACGCTTCGTATATACACCAATACTTTTACGATTTTGAGGTAAGCAAGTACCAAGAACGCAAAATTCCAACCTCAATGACAATGGACGCAGCCTTAGAACACAGCTTCTGCAACGACCGTTGGACGATTACTTTCAAGGTTAAAAACCTTACCGACCGTCGTATTGTTTCTGAATTAAACCGCCCGTTACCAGGTCGCTACATAGGAATAAAGGTGAGATACCTATTTAAATAATTAATTAATAAACATATAAAACAATGAGAAATTTAAGATTTATCCTTCCAGCCATCGCAATGATGGCATTCGTAAGCTCATGCAGCCACAACGACGAACCTACACCAAAACCCGATGAACCAACTGAAAAGGCATTCAAAGGAATTATCTTTGCCGCTGGTATCACCAACCCTGAGGGAAACAGTGGCAGCGTTTACATGCAAAATCTCCCCGATATGGTGCCAGGAAACTACGACAACAGCAATGGTATTCCTGTAGGATTCGGTACCGCTCCGATAGTTTCGAAATCGGGAAACATCTATGTTCTGCCAGACTATATGGGCAATACAAAAGCAGAAATTACACGTTATAGGATATACTCCGACAACAAATGGCACAAGAAAGGCGCACTGCAGATACCACCAAAGGCAGCTGCATGCTGCGTAACTGAACTGAACAGCGAAAAAGCATACGTCAGTTTGCAGGGTTTAGGCAGCATAATAGTATTCAATCCTACCACTATGACCCGTATTGCGGAGATTGATTTGAACGGTCTTAAGCAAGCTGACACGAATGTTTCACCTGCATCTATGGTCATAAGAGATGGTAAACTGTTCGTCGGTCTCAACCAAATGAACGCACAATATATGCCTGCACGCAACAACATAGAGCTTGCAGTAATAGACACAAAGACCGATAAGGTGGAGAAACACATCGTCAATACTTCGTTGGAAATGAGCTTTGCCACCCGCCCCATCGACCCAGGCTCTATCTTTATAGACGAAAACAACGACATCTATATTAACTGTATCGGTTCATTCGGCTTTATCCCACAATTCCATGGCGGTATTGCACGTATCAAGAACGGAACTACCGAGATAGACCCCGACTATTGCATACGCCTCGACCAAGTAGAAGTAGCAGGACTGCCAACGAAGTTTGCCGACTTCTTCTCTACATTCTACTACGCAGGTAACGGAAAGGTCTACACCTATGCCAATTCGTTTGCCCTCGACTCAAAGGGTCTTGAAAATCCTTATTTAAGCTTTACCAATATACCCGTTGTAGTTGATTTGAAACAAAAGACAATGAGTACTATCAAGGGAATGGAGATTTCCAATCCACAGGGCATCGCTATTGGCAAACACAGAAGCTTGATTGTATTCGGCAGTTCCAATAAGAAAGCTAACGGTTTCTATACCTACGACCCTGCAACAATGAAGGTAGAAGGACCAATTATGCAGGTAAAGGGAAATCCAAGTTTCTTCCATAGCTTTGCAGAATAAGACAATCAATCGTGCCTACTATTTACTAAAAGCTACTGTCTATGCAAATACAGAAAGACGAGATACGCAACCGGATACTCATCGTTGCAAGCAACGAGTTTATGAAGAACGGTGTGAAGCATACGTCCATAAAGACTATTGCCGACAAAGCTGGGGTAGCAGTAGGCAATGTATATAATTACTACAAGAGCAAGGACGACTTACTGAAGGCTGTCCTTGCTCCTCTTTTCAAGGCTTTCAAGGATTATCGCAGCAAAACTGGCGGCGAAGAATATATAACGCTCGACATATTTCACCATGAATTCTACTATGAGATGATGCGCGAACAGGTGGCATCGCTGATTGTTCCCTTTCGGAAAGAGTTGCGTTTGCTTATATTCGAAACTGCTGGCACATCGTTGGAGAACTATTTCGACCAACTATTGGAAGCGACATATACCGACGGAATAACTTATCTCGCCCGTATAAAAAGCCTGTTTCCACATATCAATTCAGACATTTCTCCACACTTCACCCGCATTCTCTGTGATTTGTGGGCAGGTGTAATTAGATATATCGTTACCCACGACAACCTAAGCGAGACTGAAATAAACCAAATCATTACCGATTATATACATTTTACCTTTGGCGGCTGGCGCGAACTGATGGGTATTGAATAAAGGTAAATGAAAACTACGGAAACCTTTTGGGCAAGTCTTAACACTCTGCTGATAGAACAACATACAAGAGAAATAAAGAAGGATAAACGCCTTTGTCTTGTAAAGATATTTCTACTAAAAAATGATAATTTCGATTTGGCGTTGCGAAAGCGGCTGTTTTGCACGGTAAAAGCGGCTGCTTTGCGTTGCAAAACAGCCGCTTTTGGAATACAAAACAATAGGTTTTCTAATACATTGATAACAAGAATGTTATGGCAAACAACCTGAACAGAAAAATATTTACATATTTTTGCTTGCAGATTTATTAGTTATACATAAGAAAAAGGTACAATACCCCCATAAGAAAACATAGCTTGCATATTAAAAAACCTATGTTCTTAAATTTCAGAACATAGGTTTTTACTTTTACGAAATGTCTACTTTGACAAGCTATTGAGCCTTGCTATATACTTGCCAAGTATGTCGAACTCGAGATTTACAACCGAGCCTACTTGTATATCGGCAAAGTTTGTATTTTCAAGCGTGTAAGGAATAATTGCCACTTTGAAAGTATTGGCAGTAGGTTCGCACACCGTCAGCGATACGCCATTGACTGTAACCGAGCCTTTATCCACTGTAAAGTAGCCTCGCTGTGCCATTTCCACATCGTCTTTGTACTCAAAGGTGAAATAGGTACTGCCATTTGCATTTTCCATAGCAACGCAACGGGCAGTTTCATCTACGTGTCCTTGAACGATATGACCGTCTAAACGACCATTCATCAGCATAGAGCGTTCCACGTTTACACGGTCGCCCACTTTCAGCAAACCAAGGTTCGACCTGTCCAAAGTTTCTTTCATAGCGGTTACGGTATAAGTTTCACCTTGCAGATGAACTACCGTGAGGCACACGCCATTGTGCGCAATGCTTTGGTCTATCTTCAATTCGCTTGTAAACGAACACTTTAAAACGAAGTCTATATTTTCTTGATAACGTTCAATGGCAACTACTTGTGCCATTTCTTCTACAATTCCAGAGAACATAATTCCTTTTTATTAAAAACTTTATTAAACTTATAGGAATGCCTTTACTTACAAAAAAGAAGGTGGAACTCCTTTGGAACTCCACCTTTTTGTAGTCCTCGTCTTGAGAGGATTTGAGAAAGCCGCATCGATGATGTGATGAAAAGTCCGAGTATCTATGATAAGAGAGCTCTCTGCTTTTGTAATCCACCGACCCTAAGGTTTAGTCGCTGAAATGCGTTTTATGTGGCCCGCCATTGTCAAGAGAAGTCTTCTCGGTTTTCAGATTTATTTGATGACTATCCCAATCGAATCGATACGACTATAGCTTTTCCTTTCTAAGTACAAAGGTAGTACTTTTTTTCAATGTACCAAATATTTGCACTAAATTATTGTTTCATAAAGCACCTCGCCAATGGTTGGGTGTATATGAATCATATCGGCAAGGTCGGCAAGTGTTGCATCGTTGTTCATAAGAACAGCTACCTCTTGCGTGATGTCGGCAGAATGGGCACCAAAGACGTGGCAACCAAGTATTTTTCCATTCTCGTCTGCCATTACCTTCACCATACCTTCGGTTTCTTCCATTGCCAATGCCTTACCATTAGAGCGGTAGAAGCCTTTCTTGACGGTGTAGCTTATGCCCTCTTTCTTACAAACATCTTCCGATAGTCCTACCGAACCTGCTTCAGGATAGGTAAATACTGCCGCTGGCATAATGTCGAAGCGTATCTTATCCTCTTTTCCAAGTATGCGATTAATAACGTGTGTGCCTTGGAAACTTGCAGCATGGGCAAGCATCTGCTTACCATTAACATCGCCAACGGCATAAACACCGGGAACATTGGTTTCGTAATGCTCGTTGGTTTCAATGCCTTGCTTAGCACAGTTAATGCCTGCTGCTTCAAGTCCGAGTCCTTCAACGTTGGCAGCACGTCCTGTTGCAACAAGCACAACATCGGCAACTACTTGCTTTTCTTGTCCCTTTTGTTCAAAAGTAACAATCGCTTGCTTCTTGTCGTCGGTGGCAACGATGCTCTTGACGCCGCTATTCATATTGAAATTAATGCCTCGTTTCTCCAATGTCTTGCGCAAACGCTTTGCAATATCAGAGTCGATAGTAGGCAAACATTCTTTTAAGAACTCAATAACTGTAACCGAACTGCCGAAGGTTTCAAAAGCAGAAGCCAATTCAAGTCCGATAACACCTGCACCAATGATTGCCATTGTTTGTGGCACATGGTCTATATCGAGCAACTCGGTAGAAGTCATAACCTTGTCTTTCAAAGGCTCACCTTCAGGGGTATCGAAAGCAGGAATAAATGGAAGCAGACGAGCGTGCGAACCTGTGGCGATAATAATATTATCGGCTGTCATCTGTGTGCCGTTCACTTCGATTACTTTCTTATCCACAAACTTTGCTTCACCTTCTATATAGGTGATGCCTGGCATTGACATCAAACCCTTTACGCCTTCACGAAGTTGAGCGATAACATTGTTCTTACGTTCTTGTATACGAGCGAAATTAACACTGCCACCACCCACGCAAGACAACAGAGGGTTACGATAGAGGTCGGCATCGTGAGCAAAGCTCTTTGTCGGTATACAACCCTCGTTCAGACACGTACCTCCTGGATTTCGTTTCTCGATGATGGTAACCTTGAGGCCATCTTTTGCCGCATGCACGGCTGTATGATAGCCTCCAGGTCCAGCACCGATTATAATTAAATCGGTCTTTTCCATAATATAAAATCTCTATAAGATTACTGTTTCATCATTGCCTGACGGTAGTTAAGGATAGGCTCTTTTGCAGCCAGCACATCATCAACACGACCGATAGGTGTATTGTGTGGTGCTTCCAAAACTTCTTGTGGAGTTTCGCGAGCTTCACGTGCGATGGTGTGCATAATATCTATGAAACCATCAAGCGTTTTCTTGCTCTCGTTTTCGGTAGGCTCAATCATCATTGCTTCGTGGAAGAGCAATGGGAAATAGATAGTTGGAGCGTGGTAGCCATAGTCGAGCAAACGTTTTGCAACGTCCATCGTGGTAACACCTGTACTCTTATCTTTGAGTCCGTCGAATACAAATTCGTGCATGCAAATGCCTTCGATTGGCAGCTCGTAGTCGTCCTTCAAGCATTCTTTAATATAGTTTGCATTGAGTGTTGCGTAAGGACCTATCATCTTCAAGTTCTCCTTGCCCAGTGTCAAGATGTAAGTATAAGCACGCAAAGACACAAGGAAGTTGCCCATAAACTGTCCAACGTGCATATTGTTAAGGTTGTATTCAGCAGTTGTTTCTGGCAAATCAAGACCGAAACCTGCATCTGTTTTCACAACGTGTGGCTTTGGCAAGAACTCTACAAGATCTGCTCTTACACCAACAGGACCGCCACCAGGACCGCCACCGCCGTGAGGAGTAGAGAAGGTCTTGTGGATATTGATGTGCATTACATCAAATCCCATATCGCCAGGACGTGCAACACCCAACAGTGGGTTAAGGTTTGCTCCATCGTAATACATCAAACCGCCACACTCGTGAACCATTTTGGCAATCTCGGGAATATTTTTTTCAAACAAACCGAGTGTGTTAGGATTGGTCATCATCATACCTGCTATATCGTCGCCGAGCAATGGCTTTAAGTCTTCAACGTCTACAAGACCGTCCACAGTGCTCTTAACTTCTACTATATCAAGACCACAAACTGCTGCCGAAGCTGGGTTTGTACCGTGTGCAGAGTCAGGAATAATAATCTTCTTACGCTTCATATCGCCACGCTTTTCGTGGTAAGAACGGATAATCATAAGACCTGTAAGCTCTCCTTGTGCACCTGCAAATGGATTTACCGTAAAGTCTGCAAGACCAGAAATGTTTGAAAGAACATTTGCCAAACCATAATTAACCTCTAATGCACCTTGCACTGTGCTGATAGGCTGCATTGGGTGAATGCCTGTAAAACCAGGCATAGCAGCTACTTCTTCATTGATGGTAGGATTGTACTTCATTGTACAAGAGCCCAACGGATAGAAACCATTGTCTACACCGAAGTTATTTCCGCTATGGTTTGTATAGTGGCGCACAACTGTGAGTTCATCGCACTCAGGAAGTTCTGCGTCTTTTTCACGTTTCAAATTGCTTGGAAGCTCGTAGCTTCCAAATTCGTTTTTAGGTAGGCTATAAGCTTTGCAACCCGGTTGAGAAAGCTCAAATATTAAATTGCCATATAATCTATTGTTCATTTCTTCAATAATTTAAGTGTTTGTAAAACTTTGCTTAAAGTTCATTAGGTTAGAGAAGTGCAACAAGTGCTTCTATCTCTTCTTTCGTACGCTTTTCTGTTACAGCAACAAGGAGTTGGTCGTCGCCAACCTTTACACCTGGAAGGATTCCTTTTTCAATTGCTTTATCATAGAAAGCATCACGATTTTCAACTTTCACCAAGAACTCATTGAAGAATGGTTGATTATAAACCAACTGTGCTTTACCCGTTGCCACCATCTTATCGCATAGATAATGAGCCGCATCAAGGCTTATCTGTGCAGCTTCCTTGACACCCTGCTTGCCCATCATAGACATATAGATGGTAACATAAAGTGCCATTAAACTTTGGTTAGAACAGATATTCGATGTTGCCTTTTGACGACGAATGTGCTGCTCGCGAGCTTGCAAAGTAAGTACAAATACACGCTGTCCGCGTGAATCTTTTGTCTGTCCGACGATACGACCAGGCATCTTACGCATCATTTTCTGCGTACAGCTCATATAACCAGCATATGGACCACCGAACGCCATAGGCAAACCAAGGCTCTGAACATCGCCTACTGCAAAGTCAGCCCCCCACTCGCCTGGAGTCTTAAGAATAGAAAGGTCAGCCGCAACACTGTTTACAATGAACAAAGCCTTATTGTCGTGGCAGATGTCGGCAAAGCCAGTGAAATCTTCAGCAATACCATAATAGTTTGGTTGCTGAACAATAACGCCTGCTACACCACCCTCTGCGATTTTCGCTTCCAAGTCTTTCTTAGATGTTACACCATTCTCATTAGCTACTGAAACAAGGTTTACGCCATTGAAGTGTGCGTATGTTCTGAGCACTTCGACAATCTGTGGGTTGATAGTTTCAGAATATAAGACAGTGTTGCGCTTGCTTGATTGAGCGGCAGCCACCATCATTGCTTCAGCGGTAGCAGTAGAACCATCGTACATAGACGCATTGGCAACGTCCATATTGGTAAGTTCTGCTATCATACTTTGGAACTCAAAGATGTAGTGTAATGTACCTTGTGAAATTTCAGCTTGGTACGGAGTGTATGAGGTAAGGTATTCTGAACGACTTACAATCTGTGGAACAGCACTTGGTGTATAGTGGTCGTACACGCCTGCACCAGCAAAACAAGTCAGCTGTTGGTTCTTATCTGCCAACTTCTTAAAGAAGTTTCTTATCTCGATTTCACTCTTTGCTTCAGGAATATCGTATTCTCCCTTAAAGCGTAATGCTTCAGGAATACCCGCAAAAAGGTCTTGAATGTTTTTCACACCAACCTTATTGAGCATTGCCTGTGTTTCCTTTTCAGTATGTGGAAAGAATTTAAAATTCATATTTTTCGTATTTAATCATTTAGCTTTCACAAAGGAAATAGCTGTTTTCTTCCGCAAAAACCTACTTTGAGAAGGAAAACAGCTATAAACTTTATAAAGAATGCTTGTTTATAAACTATTTTGCGCAGAACTCTTCGTAGCCCTTTGCGTCCATGAGGTCGTCGAGTTCAGACTTGTTTGTAAGTTCTACCTTGAGAATCCAGTTTGCGTATGGGTCTTGGTTTATAAGCTCAGGTTGGTCTTCAAGTGCCTCGTTTACCTCCAACACCTTGCAAGAAACAGGTGAGTTGAGGTCAGAAGCAGCCTTAACACTTTCTACTGCACCGAAGCCTTCTTCTGCTTCAAATTCATCATCAGCCTCTGGCATATCAACGTAAACCACATTACCAAGTGCATGCTGTGCATAGTCAGTAATACCAATGTAAGCTACATCGCCTTCAACTTTTACATACTCGTGTGACTCTGCATAGTAGAGTCCTTCAATTACTTTTGCCATTTTATGTTTATATTTTTATTAATTTTTTGTTATTATATATATAAGGTGGGAATGTACTGGCATAGCTACATTCTCACCTTGTGTTTTTTACTTAACGTAGTGTGGGTCGTAAAACTTCTTCTTACCTACTGTTGCAGGGAAGAACTTCTTGCGAATCTGTATTTCTACACGGTCTTCCATCTTAATATCAGCATCAACCAATGCCACAGCACAGCTTCTTTCAACAGAAATAAGCTTGTAGCCAGTTGTTATCTCGCCCACTTCCTTACCGTCTTTAAATACTTTATATCCGTTGCGTGGAATTGCATTATCGTCCAACCATAAGCCGCGGAGACGCTTCGTTACGCCTTCGGTCTTCTGCTTTAATAATGCTTCTTTGCCAAGGAAGTTCTCTTTGTCGAACTTCACAAACATTGACAAACCTGCCATTATTGGGTTAATCGTCTCAGAAAGTTCGTGTCCATAAAGTGGCATACCAGCTTCAAAGCGCAATGTATCACGGCAACCAAGACCGCAAGGTGTAGCACCAGCTTCCATCAGCTTATCCCACATCTTAACAATATATGCAGGCGCACCATAAAGTTCAAAGCCATCTTCGCCCGTATAACCTGTACGAGAAATGATAATGTCTTCGCCTTCGTGCTGTGCTTTCTTTACTTCGTAGAACTTCAAGTCAGAGCAAGCAATGCCAAGCTTATCCTGAATAATCTTTTCTGCTTCAGGTCCTTGAATAGCAAGCTGACCATATTTCTCGCTATCATTAATGAGTTGAATATCGAAACCTTCTGTGTGTTTCTTTATCCATTCGTAGTCTTTTTCGATGTTGGCAGCGTTTACAGTCAGGATAAATTCGTTCTCGCCAACCTTACAAATGCAGGTATCGTCTACCACACCGCCGTCTTCCATACAGAACATACCGTAAAGCACCTTGCCTACGGCTAAGCCTGTAACGTCGTTAGTGAAGATATAGTTAACGAATTTCTCTGCCTCATTGCCCGAAACGACAATTTCGCCCATGTGAGACACATCAAAAACGCCGCAATGCTTTCTTACAGCATTGTGCTCATCAATAATACTTGAATACTGAATTGGCATATCGAAACCACCAAATGGTGAAATCAATGCCCCTAATGCTACATGCTTGTCATAAAGGCATGTTCTTTTGTTCTCCATAATTGCTTTAGAATTTTATTTTTTGTGCTGCCCTTTGATTGTTTCATCATTGGTTCAGCTATTGTTTGATTTAGGTTGGGATACCTCCCAATTTTCTTGCGATGCAAATATAATAAAGTTTTTTGGAAAACACAAAAAAATCAGAAGAATTAATATCACATTTTCTTCATTGTTTATTTAAGGTGCATTCTTATGATTAACGCCTCGAGAAAGCTTTTTATGCGTAGAAAGAGTTTTCATTTTACACCCCTGTATTTCCTCACTTTAAAGGCAAAAAGAAGACTAAAAAAGTATAAATGTTTTTCATAATCATATCTGTCACGTAATCACCTTGCTACCAACGTGTTACAAAACCTATTGTTTTGCACTCTAAAAGCGGCTCTTTTGCACGGTAAAAGCGTAGGTTTTGCATCGCAAAAGAGCCGCTTTCGCGGTTCATCGCATAATTGCGTTGGTTTCATCATATAATCCGAGCAAGATTAACTCGAAGTATTTCTCATCTCTAAATCCATATGCCTTTCTCTTTATCATTTTTATCTTATTGTTTATTCCTTCGACTCTTGCATTGGATATTTGGTAATCATACCATGCTGATATTCCAGTTCTTCTGGCCATGAGTGAAGCCGCAGCCTTCTTGAAACAATAGAGCTTACTCTCTTGTGCCTGTCTGCACCAATACTCTAATTGTCTCAGAGCCTCTTCCTTGTTTTTCTGCATCCATATCTGATCTATGTCCTCATACAGGTAATATGCAGTGGCTAAGGGTTTGTTTGTTTCTAATATATTATCCAATCTCTTCTTATACTTCTTGTCTGATTTTTCAGGTTCCTTCCTCAGCAGTATCCATCTATTACCTTTTATGACCTTCCTCTGTTCCATATCAGTGGTTTGCTTATATACGGAGCGTCTGGTCTTGTCCATCGCTTGAGCTACGAGCTGTACGATATGGAACCTATCATATACATGTATCGCGTCGGGAGCATTTTGCCCTACTGAGGAAATGAATGCGGCGGAGAGGTCTGAGCTTACAACTTCTATCTTTACTTTCAATCTCTTTACTCTCCTCCAGAATTTTGCCAAGGCCTCCTTTGACCTCCCATTGCCTACATATACTATACGTCCTGTTTCGTGGTCAACGACTATTGTCTTATAAATCTGACCCTTATGGACAGCGAACTCGTCTATGCCTATGCATCTTAATCCTTTCAGATTGGGATTGCGGTAGTGTTTGTGCAGATGAGCCTTGTGGATATCTTTTACAACATGCCAGTTTATCCTCAGATGCCTTGCCACCGCACTGATTGTAAGACCAAGGCGTAAAAGGTCCAGG
This window encodes:
- the gcvPA gene encoding aminomethyl-transferring glycine dehydrogenase subunit GcvPA; translation: MNFKFFPHTEKETQAMLNKVGVKNIQDLFAGIPEALRFKGEYDIPEAKSEIEIRNFFKKLADKNQQLTCFAGAGVYDHYTPSAVPQIVSRSEYLTSYTPYQAEISQGTLHYIFEFQSMIAELTNMDVANASMYDGSTATAEAMMVAAAQSSKRNTVLYSETINPQIVEVLRTYAHFNGVNLVSVANENGVTSKKDLEAKIAEGGVAGVIVQQPNYYGIAEDFTGFADICHDNKALFIVNSVAADLSILKTPGEWGADFAVGDVQSLGLPMAFGGPYAGYMSCTQKMMRKMPGRIVGQTKDSRGQRVFVLTLQAREQHIRRQKATSNICSNQSLMALYVTIYMSMMGKQGVKEAAQISLDAAHYLCDKMVATGKAQLVYNQPFFNEFLVKVENRDAFYDKAIEKGILPGVKVGDDQLLVAVTEKRTKEEIEALVALL
- the gcvH gene encoding glycine cleavage system protein GcvH — its product is MAKVIEGLYYAESHEYVKVEGDVAYIGITDYAQHALGNVVYVDMPEADDEFEAEEGFGAVESVKAASDLNSPVSCKVLEVNEALEDQPELINQDPYANWILKVELTNKSELDDLMDAKGYEEFCAK
- the gcvT gene encoding glycine cleavage system aminomethyltransferase GcvT translates to MENKRTCLYDKHVALGALISPFGGFDMPIQYSSIIDEHNAVRKHCGVFDVSHMGEIVVSGNEAEKFVNYIFTNDVTGLAVGKVLYGMFCMEDGGVVDDTCICKVGENEFILTVNAANIEKDYEWIKKHTEGFDIQLINDSEKYGQLAIQGPEAEKIIQDKLGIACSDLKFYEVKKAQHEGEDIIISRTGYTGEDGFELYGAPAYIVKMWDKLMEAGATPCGLGCRDTLRFEAGMPLYGHELSETINPIMAGLSMFVKFDKENFLGKEALLKQKTEGVTKRLRGLWLDDNAIPRNGYKVFKDGKEVGEITTGYKLISVERSCAVALVDADIKMEDRVEIQIRKKFFPATVGKKKFYDPHYVK
- a CDS encoding ISL3 family transposase, which codes for MNASLLNHLQGVKDYTFSGSVYKDKRLFLNLFYNPKGFCHCPNCRSRKLIKYGKVHRDIRALPVGSTPTILHLTLQRYQCKKCHHVFQSRIPFTNGEASYTKKFQAYILDLLRLGLTISAVARHLRINWHVVKDIHKAHLHKHYRNPNLKGLRCIGIDEFAVHKGQIYKTIVVDHETGRIVYVGNGRSKEALAKFWRRVKRLKVKIEVVSSDLSAAFISSVGQNAPDAIHVYDRFHIVQLVAQAMDKTRRSVYKQTTDMEQRKVIKGNRWILLRKEPEKSDKKYKKRLDNILETNKPLATAYYLYEDIDQIWMQKNKEEALRQLEYWCRQAQESKLYCFKKAAASLMARRTGISAWYDYQISNARVEGINNKIKMIKRKAYGFRDEKYFELILLGLYDETNAIMR